A stretch of the Mycolicibacterium celeriflavum genome encodes the following:
- the narH gene encoding nitrate reductase subunit beta: MKVMAQMAMVMNLDKCIGCHTCSVTCKQAWTNRPGTEYVWFNNVETRPGQGYPRTYEDQERWRGGWIRDRKGRLRLRDGGRLSKLLRIFANPKMPSISDYYEPWTYDYENLTKAPLGEHMPVAPPRSLISGKPMKVEWSANWDDDLGGSPEILSGDPVLQKVSEQVRLELEQTYMFYLPRICEHCLNPSCVASCPSGAMYKRSEDGIVLVDQDRCRGWRMCVSGCPYKKVYFNHKTGKAEKCTFCYPRIEVGLPTVCSETCVGRLRYLGLVFYDVDRVLEAASVENDTDLYEAQKSIILDPHDPAVIAGARAEGISEEWIEAAQRSPVYALIHRYQVALPLHPEYRTMPMVWYIPPLSPVVDAVARDGHDAEELGNLFGALEALRIPIEYLAGLFTAGDTAVVEGVLRRLAAMRSYMRDISLGRETQPHIPQSVGMTEEQIYEMYRLLALAKYEERYVIPTAYVADAHALESQALEEPGCSLSFEGGPGMYDSGPFGEASGGPVPVAVESFHALHHRQTSEGIAVTESRPSRVNLLNWDGRGEPSGIFPDRKLEQ; the protein is encoded by the coding sequence GTGAAAGTCATGGCGCAGATGGCGATGGTGATGAACCTCGACAAATGCATCGGCTGCCACACCTGCTCGGTGACGTGCAAACAGGCCTGGACCAACCGGCCCGGCACCGAGTACGTCTGGTTCAACAACGTCGAAACCCGTCCCGGCCAAGGGTATCCACGCACCTACGAAGATCAGGAGCGCTGGCGTGGCGGCTGGATACGCGACCGCAAGGGCCGGCTGCGGCTGCGCGACGGCGGCCGGCTCAGCAAGCTGCTGCGGATCTTCGCCAACCCGAAGATGCCCAGCATCAGCGACTACTACGAGCCGTGGACCTACGACTACGAGAACCTGACCAAGGCGCCGCTGGGCGAGCACATGCCGGTGGCGCCGCCGCGCAGCCTGATCAGCGGCAAACCGATGAAGGTCGAGTGGTCGGCGAACTGGGACGACGACCTCGGCGGCTCGCCGGAGATCCTGTCCGGAGATCCGGTGCTGCAGAAGGTGAGCGAACAGGTCCGACTCGAACTCGAGCAGACGTACATGTTCTATCTGCCCCGCATCTGCGAGCACTGCCTCAACCCCTCCTGCGTGGCGTCGTGCCCGTCGGGTGCGATGTACAAGCGCTCCGAAGACGGCATCGTGCTGGTCGATCAGGACCGCTGCCGCGGCTGGCGGATGTGTGTGTCGGGATGTCCTTACAAGAAGGTGTATTTCAACCACAAGACCGGCAAGGCCGAGAAGTGCACGTTCTGCTATCCGCGCATCGAGGTCGGCCTGCCGACGGTGTGCTCGGAGACCTGTGTGGGCCGGCTGCGGTATTTGGGCCTGGTGTTCTACGACGTCGACCGGGTGCTCGAGGCCGCCTCGGTGGAGAACGACACCGACCTGTACGAGGCACAGAAGTCGATCATCCTGGACCCGCACGACCCCGCTGTGATCGCCGGCGCCCGGGCCGAGGGCATCTCGGAGGAGTGGATCGAGGCCGCGCAGCGCTCACCGGTGTACGCCCTGATCCACCGCTATCAGGTGGCGCTGCCCCTGCATCCGGAGTACCGGACCATGCCGATGGTCTGGTACATCCCGCCGCTGTCACCGGTGGTCGACGCCGTCGCCCGCGACGGCCACGACGCCGAGGAACTGGGCAACCTGTTCGGCGCGCTGGAGGCGCTGCGCATTCCGATCGAGTACCTCGCCGGGCTGTTCACCGCCGGCGACACCGCTGTGGTGGAAGGCGTGCTGCGGCGACTGGCCGCGATGCGGTCCTACATGCGCGACATCAGCCTGGGCCGGGAGACCCAGCCGCACATCCCGCAGTCGGTGGGAATGACCGAAGAGCAGATCTACGAGATGTACCGTCTGCTCGCGCTCGCGAAATACGAAGAGCGCTACGTCATTCCGACCGCGTATGTCGCCGATGCACACGCATTGGAGTCACAGGCGCTCGAGGAGCCCGGCTGCTCGCTGTCGTTCGAGGGCGGGCCGGGTATGTACGATTCGGGGCCGTTCGGCGAGGCGAGCGGGGGCCCGGTACCGGTGGCGGTGGAGAGCTTCCACGCGCTGCACCACCGGCAGACCAGTGAGGGAATAGCCGTCACCGAGTCGCGCCCGTCACGGGTCAACCTGCTCAACTGGGACGGCCGTGGCGAGCCCAGCGGGATCTTCCCCGACCGGAAGCTGGAGCAGTGA
- a CDS encoding nitrate/nitrite transporter: protein MTTATTPDTGVRRTLNLALATWVSAINFWAWNMIGPLSTTYAADLTLSSTEASMLVATPILVGALGRIVVGSLTDRFGGRAMFIAISVISIVPVLAVGAAGSAGSYPMLLVCGFFLGIAGTVFAVGIPFANNWYDASRRGFATGVFGMGMVGTALSAFFTPRFVSWFGLFATHVIIAVALALTAALCLVLMRNSPTFAPNTDRVLPKLRAAAKLSVTWEMSFLYAIVFGGFVAFSNYLPTYIKTIYGFSAVDAGARTAGFALAAVLARPVGGALADRFAPKYVVLASFGGTALMALIAMLQPPPDVLSAATFITLAVFLGIGTGGVFAWVAHRSPRNSVGSVTGIVSAAGGLGGYFPPLVMGSTYDAAENDYSVGLVLLVATALIAFGYTALRLHAHEPQPEEAPK from the coding sequence GTGACCACGGCGACCACGCCGGACACCGGCGTTCGACGCACTCTGAACTTGGCCCTGGCCACGTGGGTCTCCGCCATCAACTTCTGGGCCTGGAACATGATTGGCCCGCTGTCAACCACCTATGCCGCCGACCTGACGCTGAGCAGCACCGAGGCCTCGATGCTGGTCGCGACGCCGATCCTGGTCGGCGCGCTCGGCCGGATCGTCGTGGGGTCACTCACCGACCGGTTCGGCGGCCGGGCGATGTTCATCGCGATCTCGGTGATCTCGATCGTGCCGGTGCTCGCGGTCGGCGCCGCCGGCTCGGCCGGGTCCTACCCGATGCTGCTGGTGTGCGGGTTCTTCCTGGGCATCGCCGGCACCGTCTTCGCCGTCGGCATCCCGTTCGCGAACAACTGGTATGACGCGTCGCGGCGCGGGTTCGCCACCGGCGTGTTCGGGATGGGCATGGTGGGCACCGCGCTGTCGGCGTTCTTCACCCCCCGGTTCGTCAGCTGGTTCGGGTTGTTTGCCACCCACGTCATCATCGCGGTCGCGTTGGCACTCACTGCCGCCCTGTGCCTGGTGCTCATGCGCAACTCGCCGACATTCGCGCCGAACACCGACCGCGTTCTGCCCAAGCTGAGGGCCGCCGCCAAACTGTCGGTCACCTGGGAGATGTCGTTTCTCTACGCGATCGTGTTCGGCGGGTTCGTGGCGTTCAGCAACTACCTGCCGACCTACATCAAGACCATCTACGGCTTCTCGGCGGTCGACGCGGGCGCGCGCACCGCGGGGTTCGCGCTGGCCGCCGTGCTCGCCCGGCCCGTGGGCGGGGCGCTGGCCGACCGCTTCGCGCCGAAGTACGTGGTGCTGGCGTCGTTCGGCGGCACCGCGCTGATGGCGCTCATCGCCATGCTGCAGCCACCGCCGGACGTGTTGTCGGCGGCTACCTTCATCACGCTGGCGGTGTTCCTCGGCATCGGCACCGGCGGCGTGTTCGCGTGGGTCGCGCATCGCTCGCCGCGCAATTCTGTCGGTTCGGTCACCGGAATCGTCTCGGCCGCAGGCGGTTTGGGCGGTTACTTCCCGCCGCTGGTGATGGGCTCGACCTACGACGCCGCCGAGAACGACTACTCGGTCGGGCTTGTTCTGCTGGTGGCGACCGCGCTGATCGCGTTCGGCTACACCGCACTGCGGCTGCATGCCCACGAGCCGCAACCCGAGGAGGCGCCAAAGTGA
- a CDS encoding DUF222 domain-containing protein has translation MSFERIGERIAVMSRELTGLLAESFDSLSTGEQFAVAAQWETLVRQQAAVGHRLIAELERAPIAELGEPSVAAALTVLLRISKADAQRRVREARELAPRRAMTGEVLDPVLTRTAAAQARGQIGVEHVRIIAKFFDKQLPVSVPYDVREAAEAQLAQIASEHTPEELREATERLSALLNPDGDFSDEERARKRSLSRILCKSEVI, from the coding sequence ATGTCGTTCGAGCGGATCGGTGAGCGGATCGCGGTGATGAGCCGCGAGTTGACCGGGTTGCTTGCCGAGTCGTTCGATTCGTTGAGTACCGGCGAGCAGTTTGCGGTGGCGGCGCAGTGGGAGACGTTGGTGCGTCAGCAGGCTGCGGTGGGGCATCGGTTGATTGCCGAGCTCGAGCGCGCGCCGATCGCCGAGTTGGGTGAGCCGAGTGTGGCTGCGGCGTTGACGGTGTTGTTGCGGATCTCCAAGGCCGATGCGCAGCGTCGGGTGCGGGAGGCGCGCGAGTTGGCGCCGCGGCGCGCGATGACCGGTGAAGTGCTCGACCCGGTGCTGACCCGGACCGCTGCTGCGCAGGCGCGCGGGCAGATCGGTGTCGAGCATGTACGCATCATCGCGAAGTTCTTCGACAAGCAGCTGCCGGTGTCGGTGCCCTACGACGTGCGCGAGGCAGCAGAAGCGCAGTTGGCTCAGATCGCCAGTGAGCACACTCCCGAGGAGTTGCGCGAGGCCACCGAGCGGTTGTCGGCGCTGCTGAACCCCGACGGGGATTTCAGTGATGAGGAGCGCGCGCGTAAACGGAGCCTGTCACGAATTTTGTGTAAGTCAGAGGTGATTTGA
- a CDS encoding propionyl-CoA synthetase produces the protein MAGYRELFDASVGDPAAFWADAARAVTWTREPKQILDDSNPPFYRWFADGELNTCANALDRHVEHGRADQPALIYDSPVTGSQRTYTYRELLDATARFAGALRRLGVGKGDRVVIYMPMVPEAVIAMLACARLGAVHSVVFGGFAAHELAARIDDVRPSVVVSASCGVEPTRTVEYKPMLDTALQIAEHSTPSCVILQRDQCRCDFVQNRDHDWHELMASEDKADPVPVAATDPLYVLYTSGTTGKPKGIVRDNGGHAVALLWSMRNIYDTHPGDVFWAASDVGWVVGHSYIVYGPLLLGATTVLYEGKPVGTPDAGAFWRVAAEHGVKTMFTAPTAIRAIKKEDPDGLHVGKHDLSTLRYLFQAGERLDPGTYHWASEKLGVPVVDHWWQTETGWSIAANPMGVEPQRIKPGSAALAMPGYDVRILRPDGSECEPNEEGAICVKLPLPPGTLPTLWGDDDRYIASYLSAFPGYYLTGDGGYIDEDGFLFVMGRTDDVINVAGHRMSTGSVEAVLAAHPAVAECAVIGVSDEIKGQVPRGFVVLKAGAKADRLAEELVEAVREYIGAVASLKVVDVVAALPKTRSGKILRKTMRGIAEGRDEPVPSTIEDPAVLDALKPILRGGAG, from the coding sequence ATGGCCGGATATCGAGAACTGTTCGACGCCAGCGTCGGCGATCCAGCAGCATTTTGGGCCGACGCCGCACGCGCGGTCACGTGGACCCGGGAGCCGAAGCAGATCCTCGACGACTCCAATCCGCCGTTCTACCGCTGGTTCGCCGACGGTGAGCTCAACACCTGCGCCAACGCTCTCGACCGACACGTCGAACATGGCCGCGCCGACCAGCCCGCGCTGATCTACGACTCGCCGGTCACCGGTTCGCAGCGGACCTACACCTACCGCGAATTACTCGATGCGACAGCACGATTCGCCGGAGCTCTGCGCCGCCTCGGTGTCGGCAAGGGCGACCGCGTGGTCATCTACATGCCGATGGTGCCCGAGGCGGTGATCGCGATGCTGGCGTGCGCCCGGCTCGGCGCGGTCCACTCGGTGGTGTTCGGCGGATTCGCCGCACACGAACTCGCGGCCCGCATCGACGACGTCCGCCCGTCCGTCGTCGTCTCGGCATCGTGCGGTGTCGAGCCGACGCGCACCGTCGAATACAAGCCGATGCTCGACACGGCCCTGCAGATCGCTGAGCACAGCACCCCGAGTTGCGTGATCCTGCAACGCGACCAATGTCGTTGCGACTTCGTGCAGAACCGCGATCACGACTGGCATGAGCTGATGGCCTCCGAGGACAAAGCCGACCCCGTGCCCGTCGCCGCCACTGATCCGCTGTATGTGCTCTACACATCCGGCACCACCGGCAAGCCGAAGGGCATCGTCCGCGACAACGGCGGACACGCCGTCGCGCTGCTGTGGAGCATGCGCAACATCTACGACACCCATCCCGGCGACGTGTTCTGGGCCGCCTCCGACGTCGGCTGGGTCGTCGGCCACTCCTACATCGTCTACGGACCGCTGCTGCTGGGCGCGACGACCGTGCTCTACGAAGGCAAACCCGTTGGTACGCCGGACGCCGGTGCGTTCTGGCGCGTCGCCGCCGAGCACGGCGTGAAGACCATGTTCACCGCGCCGACCGCGATCCGGGCCATCAAGAAGGAGGACCCCGACGGCCTGCATGTCGGCAAGCACGACCTCTCGACGCTGCGGTATTTGTTCCAGGCCGGTGAACGCCTCGACCCCGGTACCTACCACTGGGCTTCGGAGAAACTCGGGGTGCCGGTGGTCGACCACTGGTGGCAGACCGAGACCGGATGGTCGATCGCGGCCAACCCGATGGGCGTTGAGCCGCAACGCATCAAGCCGGGCTCGGCTGCGCTCGCGATGCCCGGCTACGACGTCCGAATCCTGCGTCCGGACGGTTCGGAGTGCGAGCCGAACGAGGAGGGGGCGATCTGTGTCAAGCTGCCGCTGCCGCCGGGCACCCTGCCCACGCTGTGGGGCGACGACGACCGCTACATCGCCTCGTATCTGTCGGCGTTCCCCGGCTACTACCTGACCGGCGACGGCGGATACATCGACGAGGACGGCTTCCTTTTCGTGATGGGACGGACCGACGACGTGATCAACGTCGCCGGGCACCGGATGTCGACGGGATCGGTCGAGGCCGTGCTGGCCGCCCATCCCGCGGTCGCCGAGTGTGCGGTGATCGGCGTCAGCGACGAGATCAAGGGCCAGGTGCCGCGCGGCTTCGTCGTACTCAAAGCGGGCGCCAAGGCCGACCGGTTGGCCGAGGAACTGGTCGAGGCGGTACGAGAGTACATCGGCGCGGTCGCGTCTCTGAAGGTCGTCGACGTCGTGGCGGCGTTGCCCAAGACCCGGTCCGGCAAGATCCTGCGCAAAACCATGCGGGGCATCGCCGAAGGTCGAGACGAACCGGTCCCCTCGACGATCGAGGACCCAGCGGTGCTCGATGCGCTGAAGCCTATCCTGCGCGGCGGCGCCGGTTAG
- a CDS encoding nitrate reductase subunit alpha, with protein sequence MTITPHIGGRIEELLERSGRFFTPGEASPDGRTVHRRGGREGDIFYRDRWSHDKVVRSTHGVNCTGSCSWKIYVKDGIITWETQETDYPSVGPDRPEYEPRGCPRGAAFSWYTYSPTRVRYPYARGELVRMYREAKSRLADPVFAWADIQADPDRRRRYQRARGKGGLVRVSWAEATEMIAAAHIHTIKQYGPDRVAGFSPIPAMSMVSFAAGSRFIELVGGVMTSFYDWYADLPVASPQVFGDQTDVPESGDWWDASYLMMWGSNVPVTRTPDAHWMTEVRYRGTKVVSVSPDYADNTKFADEWMPCAAGTDGALAMAMGHVVLSEFFVKQRVPFFVDYVRKFTDLPFLVKLEDRDGRLVPGKNLTAADLGGEPAAQENAAFKPVLLDGATDSVAVPQGSLGFRFGDDGITKWNLELGDLVPALTVLRAEGGEAAEVSLPRFDTFDGHGETLIRGVPVRRVGEHLVCTVFDLMLAQYGVARPGLPGDWPTGYDDPSRPYTPAWQEQVTGVAATQVIRIAKEFARNAEESNGRSMIIMGAGICQWFHGDATYRAVLALVLLTGAMGRNGGGWAHYVGQEKCRPVTGWSALAMGTDWSRPPRQVPGTSYWYVHTDQWRYDGYRADALSSPLGRGRFRDRHTMDVLASSAAMGWSPFYPQFDRSSLDVADDARAAGQDVATYVTEQLADGRLKLAVTDPDNPANWPRVLSVWRANLLGSSSKGNEYFLRHLLGTDSNLQAEPTPEAVRPNDIAWTPDIPEGKLDMLMSIDFRMTSTTLLSDVVLPAATWYEKHDLSSTDMHPYVHAFTPAVDPPWETHSDFEAFGAIARVFSGLAAKHLGVRSDVVLGAFQHDTAGAMAYRGGTESDWRTTGDAPVPGKTMGPLAVVERDYPAVAEKWATLGPLVERLGLTTKGVTVHPDEEVEQLAAKFGVMNSGRAEGRPAINTAERMAEAILALSGTSNGRLAVQGFRELERRTGRRLVHLAEGSEERRITFADTQARPVPVITSPEWSGSETGGRRYAPFTVNIEELKPFHTLTGRMHFYLDHDWLEELGEQLPTYRPPLDMSRLFGDSAVGEHDGVALTVRYLTPHSKWSIHSEYQDNLFMLSLSRGGPTMWMSPADAAKISVHDNDWVEAVNRNGVLVCRAIVSHRMPEGVVFVYHVQERTIDVPLSETTGKRGGIHNSLTRLLIKPSHLAGGYAQMAFAFNYLGPTGNQRDEVTVVRRRSQEVTYQ encoded by the coding sequence GTGACCATCACGCCGCACATCGGCGGCCGGATCGAGGAACTGCTCGAACGCAGCGGCCGGTTCTTCACCCCCGGTGAGGCCTCCCCCGACGGGCGTACCGTGCACCGCCGTGGCGGCCGTGAAGGCGACATCTTCTACCGCGACCGGTGGAGCCACGACAAGGTCGTCCGGTCCACCCACGGCGTGAACTGCACCGGGTCGTGCTCGTGGAAGATCTACGTCAAGGACGGCATCATCACCTGGGAGACGCAGGAGACCGACTATCCGTCGGTCGGGCCGGACCGTCCGGAGTACGAACCGCGGGGCTGTCCGCGCGGTGCCGCGTTCTCCTGGTACACGTATTCGCCGACGCGGGTGCGCTACCCGTATGCGCGCGGGGAACTGGTGCGGATGTACCGCGAGGCCAAGTCGCGGCTCGCCGATCCGGTGTTCGCGTGGGCCGACATTCAGGCCGACCCTGATCGTCGCCGGCGCTACCAACGGGCCCGGGGCAAGGGCGGCCTGGTGCGGGTGAGTTGGGCCGAGGCCACCGAGATGATCGCGGCCGCCCACATCCACACCATCAAGCAGTACGGACCCGACCGCGTGGCGGGATTCTCGCCGATTCCGGCGATGTCGATGGTGTCGTTCGCCGCGGGCTCGCGGTTCATCGAGTTGGTCGGCGGCGTGATGACGTCCTTCTACGACTGGTATGCCGACCTTCCGGTGGCCTCCCCGCAGGTTTTCGGCGACCAGACCGACGTACCGGAATCCGGTGACTGGTGGGACGCGTCGTATCTGATGATGTGGGGCTCCAACGTGCCGGTGACCCGAACGCCGGACGCGCACTGGATGACCGAGGTGCGCTACCGCGGGACGAAGGTCGTCAGTGTCAGCCCCGACTACGCCGACAACACCAAGTTCGCCGACGAGTGGATGCCGTGCGCGGCGGGCACCGACGGCGCGTTGGCGATGGCGATGGGCCACGTGGTGCTGTCGGAATTCTTTGTCAAGCAACGGGTTCCGTTTTTCGTCGACTATGTGCGCAAGTTCACCGACCTGCCGTTCCTGGTCAAGCTCGAGGACCGCGACGGCAGGCTTGTCCCGGGTAAGAACCTCACCGCGGCCGATCTCGGCGGCGAGCCGGCGGCGCAGGAGAACGCGGCGTTCAAACCGGTGCTGCTCGACGGGGCCACCGACAGCGTCGCGGTGCCGCAGGGCTCATTGGGCTTCCGGTTCGGGGACGACGGGATCACCAAGTGGAACCTGGAACTCGGTGACCTCGTGCCGGCGTTGACGGTGCTGCGGGCCGAAGGCGGTGAGGCGGCAGAGGTCTCGTTGCCACGCTTCGACACCTTCGACGGGCACGGCGAGACGCTGATCCGCGGCGTGCCGGTGCGACGGGTCGGTGAACACCTGGTGTGCACGGTGTTCGACCTGATGCTGGCGCAGTACGGCGTGGCCCGGCCAGGGCTGCCCGGCGACTGGCCCACCGGTTACGACGACCCCAGCCGGCCCTACACCCCGGCCTGGCAGGAGCAGGTCACCGGAGTGGCTGCGACACAAGTGATCCGAATCGCCAAGGAGTTCGCGCGCAACGCCGAGGAATCCAACGGCCGGTCGATGATCATCATGGGCGCGGGCATCTGCCAGTGGTTCCACGGCGACGCCACCTACCGCGCCGTACTCGCACTGGTGTTGCTCACCGGTGCGATGGGGCGCAACGGCGGCGGCTGGGCCCACTACGTCGGGCAGGAGAAGTGCCGTCCGGTGACGGGCTGGTCGGCGTTGGCGATGGGCACCGACTGGTCGCGGCCCCCGCGGCAGGTGCCCGGCACCTCTTACTGGTACGTCCACACCGATCAGTGGCGCTACGACGGTTATCGCGCCGACGCGCTGTCCAGTCCGCTGGGCCGCGGCCGGTTCCGGGACCGGCACACCATGGACGTGCTCGCCTCGTCGGCGGCGATGGGCTGGAGCCCGTTTTATCCGCAGTTCGACCGCTCGAGCCTCGACGTGGCCGACGACGCCCGCGCCGCCGGGCAGGACGTCGCCACCTACGTCACCGAGCAACTCGCCGATGGCCGGCTCAAGCTGGCCGTCACCGACCCCGACAACCCGGCGAACTGGCCGCGGGTGTTGTCCGTCTGGCGGGCGAACCTGCTCGGCTCGTCGAGCAAGGGCAACGAGTACTTCCTGCGTCATCTGCTCGGCACCGACTCCAACCTGCAGGCAGAGCCGACGCCGGAGGCGGTGCGGCCCAACGACATCGCGTGGACTCCGGACATCCCCGAGGGCAAGCTCGACATGCTGATGTCGATCGACTTCCGGATGACCTCCACCACGTTGCTCTCGGACGTGGTGCTGCCCGCGGCCACTTGGTATGAGAAGCACGACCTGTCGAGCACCGACATGCACCCCTACGTGCACGCGTTCACCCCGGCCGTCGACCCGCCGTGGGAAACGCACTCCGACTTCGAGGCGTTCGGTGCCATCGCCCGGGTATTCAGCGGGCTGGCGGCCAAACACCTCGGTGTGCGCAGCGACGTGGTGCTCGGCGCCTTTCAGCACGACACCGCCGGCGCGATGGCCTATCGCGGCGGGACCGAAAGCGATTGGCGCACCACCGGAGACGCGCCGGTGCCCGGTAAGACCATGGGCCCGCTGGCGGTGGTGGAACGCGACTATCCAGCGGTCGCGGAGAAGTGGGCGACGCTGGGTCCGCTCGTCGAGCGCCTCGGCCTGACGACCAAGGGCGTCACCGTCCACCCCGACGAGGAAGTCGAGCAACTCGCGGCCAAGTTCGGGGTGATGAACTCCGGTCGGGCCGAGGGCCGGCCGGCGATCAACACCGCCGAGCGGATGGCCGAGGCGATCCTGGCGCTGTCGGGAACAAGCAACGGGCGCCTAGCCGTGCAGGGGTTCCGCGAGTTGGAGCGCCGGACCGGGCGGCGTCTGGTGCATCTGGCCGAGGGCAGCGAGGAACGCCGAATCACGTTCGCCGACACCCAGGCCCGGCCCGTCCCGGTGATCACCAGCCCCGAGTGGTCGGGCAGCGAGACCGGTGGGCGCCGGTATGCGCCGTTCACGGTCAACATCGAAGAACTCAAACCGTTTCACACGCTGACCGGGCGAATGCACTTCTACCTCGACCACGACTGGTTGGAGGAACTCGGCGAGCAGTTGCCGACGTACCGTCCGCCGCTGGACATGTCGCGGCTGTTCGGTGACTCGGCGGTGGGTGAGCACGACGGGGTGGCACTGACCGTCCGGTATCTGACACCGCACTCGAAGTGGTCGATCCACTCCGAGTACCAGGACAACCTGTTCATGCTGTCGTTGTCGCGCGGCGGCCCGACGATGTGGATGAGCCCTGCCGACGCCGCGAAAATCTCGGTGCACGACAACGACTGGGTCGAGGCGGTCAACCGCAACGGCGTGCTGGTGTGCCGGGCGATCGTGTCGCACCGGATGCCCGAGGGTGTGGTGTTCGTCTACCACGTGCAGGAGCGCACTATCGACGTGCCGCTGAGCGAGACCACCGGTAAGCGCGGGGGCATCCACAACTCGCTGACCCGCCTGCTGATCAAGCCCAGCCACCTCGCCGGCGGATACGCCCAGATGGCGTTCGCGTTCAACTATCTCGGCCCGACCGGCAATCAGCGCGACGAGGTGACGGTGGTGCGGCGCCGGAGCCAGGAGGTGACCTACCAGTGA
- a CDS encoding alpha/beta fold hydrolase, producing the protein MTSAPPPIDGVRRSFIDARGVRFHVTEAGPADGRPVVALHGWPQHHWVYRDLLADPPAGLRIIAPDLPGYGWSGPAPHRWAKDDVAADALALLDALGLDRVLLVGHDWGAFVGYRMVLGAPERFDGYLPMNMAHPWVSPKVLAPHLWRLWYQVPLATVGAPLQRRTDFVARVFRTASELDPETVRVYVERFRDPVVARTGRDTYRTFLLRELPAAARAPAPPRATVPIRCVFGSGDTAVHPSLVAEETADADDYTVSMVDASHFVVDERPDVVRAALVALAEETARA; encoded by the coding sequence ATGACTTCTGCGCCGCCGCCCATCGACGGAGTGCGACGGTCGTTTATCGACGCCCGCGGTGTGCGCTTCCACGTCACCGAAGCCGGCCCCGCCGACGGGCGTCCCGTCGTCGCGTTGCACGGCTGGCCGCAACATCATTGGGTGTATCGGGATCTGCTGGCGGACCCGCCCGCAGGGCTTCGGATCATCGCGCCGGATCTGCCGGGCTACGGCTGGTCGGGGCCCGCGCCGCACCGGTGGGCGAAGGACGACGTCGCCGCCGACGCGCTGGCTCTGCTCGACGCGCTCGGCCTCGACCGCGTGCTGTTGGTCGGCCATGACTGGGGCGCGTTCGTCGGGTACCGCATGGTGCTCGGCGCTCCGGAGCGCTTCGACGGCTATCTGCCGATGAACATGGCCCACCCGTGGGTGAGCCCGAAAGTGCTGGCGCCGCATCTGTGGCGGCTCTGGTACCAGGTGCCGCTGGCCACGGTCGGCGCACCGCTACAACGCCGCACGGATTTCGTCGCGCGGGTGTTCAGGACCGCCTCCGAGCTCGATCCCGAAACCGTTCGCGTCTACGTCGAGCGCTTCCGCGACCCCGTCGTCGCTCGCACCGGCCGGGACACCTACCGCACGTTCCTGCTTCGCGAACTACCAGCCGCGGCCAGGGCGCCCGCCCCGCCGCGGGCCACGGTGCCGATCCGCTGCGTGTTCGGGTCGGGCGATACCGCAGTGCATCCATCGCTCGTCGCGGAGGAGACGGCCGACGCCGACGACTACACCGTCTCGATGGTCGACGCCAGCCACTTCGTCGTCGACGAGCGGCCGGACGTGGTGCGGGCCGCGCTGGTCGCGCTGGCGGAGGAGACAGCCCGGGCCTAA
- a CDS encoding DUF4383 domain-containing protein — MARAPKYMAVQAAAFFMGAALIIFGVLGFIPGITQDYDRLDWFGPESGARLFGVIAVSGLHNAVNLVIGALGLVMARSYAAARAYFLGGGLVYFALWAHALSVLHAFDWMRFSLGVVMVILGLTLAGQRDPTRRHSRIRA; from the coding sequence ATGGCGAGGGCTCCCAAGTACATGGCTGTGCAGGCGGCAGCGTTCTTCATGGGCGCCGCGTTGATCATTTTCGGTGTCCTCGGGTTCATTCCGGGCATCACGCAGGACTACGACCGGCTGGACTGGTTCGGCCCCGAGTCCGGTGCCCGCCTGTTCGGCGTGATCGCGGTGTCCGGGCTGCACAACGCGGTCAACCTGGTGATCGGCGCGCTCGGGTTGGTGATGGCGCGTAGCTACGCCGCGGCCCGGGCGTACTTCCTCGGTGGCGGCCTCGTGTACTTCGCGCTGTGGGCTCACGCGTTGAGCGTGTTGCACGCGTTCGACTGGATGCGGTTCAGCCTGGGCGTCGTCATGGTCATCCTCGGCTTGACACTGGCGGGCCAGCGCGACCCGACTCGGCGCCACAGCAGGATTCGCGCCTGA
- a CDS encoding DUF4383 domain-containing protein: protein MVSSHPPGPTAASRYGSPVQKAALAVGAVFLLVGILGFIPGITTNYDTMTFAGHHSDAHLLGIFNVSILHNIVHLLFGVAGVLMARTFAGARAFLIGGGVIYLLLFVYGLVIDHDSAANFVPLNTADNWLHLALAVGMIALGALLSRQVIDGNSPIRRNTR from the coding sequence ATGGTCAGCAGTCACCCGCCGGGGCCGACGGCGGCATCCCGATACGGCTCACCTGTTCAAAAGGCCGCCCTCGCCGTCGGTGCGGTATTCCTGCTCGTCGGCATCTTGGGCTTCATCCCCGGAATCACCACGAACTACGACACCATGACGTTCGCGGGCCATCATTCCGACGCCCACCTGCTCGGCATCTTCAACGTCTCGATCCTGCACAACATCGTGCACCTGCTGTTCGGTGTGGCCGGAGTGCTGATGGCACGCACGTTCGCCGGCGCTCGCGCTTTCCTGATCGGCGGCGGCGTGATCTACCTGCTGCTCTTCGTGTACGGCCTGGTCATCGACCATGACAGCGCAGCGAACTTCGTGCCGTTGAACACCGCCGACAACTGGCTGCACCTGGCACTCGCGGTCGGCATGATCGCACTCGGCGCGCTGCTGTCACGACAAGTCATCGACGGGAACTCGCCGATCAGACGCAACACCCGCTAG